One window from the genome of Anomalospiza imberbis isolate Cuckoo-Finch-1a 21T00152 chromosome 13, ASM3175350v1, whole genome shotgun sequence encodes:
- the NMB gene encoding neuromedin-B has protein sequence MTHDGHRRRSGCGGPGCGGPGRGRAGRSAVPPRGYKRAAAAAGAGPAAAMALRCLLLLLCGAALGPAVHLDFAEHRSQAAKIKVNPRGNLWATGHFMGKKSVTGSPHLETAEEPAVPMVFGPSLRALLEDMMELLTRELLKILLQERLLDENQGKYDLTGQETGLLTKVLEKYFSN, from the exons ATGACACACGACGGGCACAGGCGGAGGTCGGGGTGTGGCGGCCCGGGGTGTGGcggcccggggcggggccgggcgggccgtAGCGCGGTCCCGCCCCGCGGGTATaagcgggcggcggcggcggcgggcgcgggtcCCGCGGCGGCGATGGCGCTGCggtgcctcctgctgctgctctgcggAGCCGCGCTGGGACCCGCCGTCCACCTCGACTTCGCCGAGCACCGCAGCCAGGCCGCCAAGATCAAGGTCAACCCCCGCGGCAACCTCTGGGCCACAG GTCACTTCATGGGGAAGAAGAGCGTCACAGGCTCCCCACACCTGGAGACTGCGGAGGAGCCTGCAGTGCCAATGGTCTTTGGTCCCTCTCTCCGAGCCCTGCTGGAGGACATGATGGAACTGCTGACCCGGGAGCTCCTGAAAATCCTCTTGCAAGAAAGGCTGCTGGATGAGAACCAGGGGAAATATGACCTCACTGGCCAG GAGACAGGGCTCTTAACGAAGGTGCTGGAGAAGTACTTTTCAAACTGA
- the LOC137481581 gene encoding dual oxidase maturation factor 1-like — translation MTLWNGSYPFYPGANACFPFDTIRAVIVTIFLSMLATFIIILPGIPGRGRLFWFLRSVLGLFMGAVILNVQFTRDWETGWVQANTSYKSFSHVQVNADIGLHIGLAGVNVTLRGNPVEQINETINYNEHFPWNFGADYDRSYSEGLQKGLPSPILYVAEKFSTQSPCAVHRQYRIAGHYVSLTLWLAFCTWLISILLFSMSILLYGGQMLLLTATLILFSLLLFSTARNTLRCPIQFGPVSLRTDYGESFWLALATGLLCLFLGLGIIILNSLQPEKLKLIFSLDKSSEEELWDKSCLPAQPSCSAQDGLMVPLEELCHGTATQL, via the exons ATGACACTGTGGAATGGCTCCTACCCCTTCTACCCTGGAGCCAATGCCTGCTTCCCCTTTGACACCATCCGGGCTGTCATTGTCACCATATTCCTCTCCATGTTGGCCACGTTCATCATCATCCTGCCAGGGATCCCAGGCAGGGGG CGACTCTTCTGGTTCCTGCGGTCGGTGCTGGGGCTCTTCATGGGAGCAGTGATCCTCA ATGTCCAGTTCACCAGGGACTGGGAGACTGGCTGGGTGCAGGCAAACACCTCCTACAAGTCCTTCAGCCATGTCCAGGTGAACGCGGACATCGGGCTGCACATCGGCCTGGCGGGGGTGAACGTCACGCTCAGGG GAAACCCAGTGGAGCAGATCAACGAGACCATCAACTACAACGAGCACTTTCCCTGGAACTTTGGAGCGGATTATGACCGCAGCTACAGCGAGGGGCtgcagaaggggctgcccagccccatcctctACGTGGCAGAGAAGTTCAGCACACAGAGCCCCTGCGCCGTGCACAGGCAGTACCGCATCGCCGGCCACTACGTGTCCCTCACCCTGTG GCTGGCCTTCTGCACATGGCTCATTTCCATCCTGCTCTTCTCCATGTCCATCCTGCTCTATGGTGGCCAGATGCTTCTGCTCACTGCCACGCTGATCCTCTTCTCACTGCTCCTCTTCTCCACTGCGAGGAACACCCTGAGGTGCCCCATCCAGTTTGGCCCAGTTTCCTTGAGAACAGACTATGGTGAATCCTTTTGGCTGGCATTAGCAACAG ggctgctgtgcctgtTCCTGGGGCTGGGCATCATCATCCTCAActccctgcagccagagaagCTGAAGCTCATCTTTAGCCTGGACAAGAGCAGCGAAGAGGAGCTGTGGGACAAGTCCTGCCTGCCAGCgcagcccagctgctctgcacaggatGGGCTTATGGTCCCCCTCGAGGAGCTCTGCCATGGGACAGCCACCCAGCtctga